A stretch of DNA from Spirosoma endbachense:
TTCGGGGCGGCTGTCCTGCCCTTTTGTGGAATCGCCATTCTGAAACCCGAATTTGGTGGCAATCACTACCTGGTCCCGGAAGGGCTGTAATGCTTCACCCAACAGCTCTTCGTTGGCAAATGGGCCATAGGCTTCCGCCGTATCGAAGAAGGTAAGGCCTTTATCGAAAGCGGCACGAATTAACTGAATGGCGTTCTGCTGGTCTGTTGCCGGACCATAGCCATAGCTTAAACCCATGCAGCCTAAGCCCAGTGCGGACACTTGCAGGCCGCTGGTTCCCAGTGTTCTTGTTTCCATTGACGTATATAATCTCTTTTTGTAGAGCAGCGTGACCTTATTTCAGTACGTTAATCGTCCGTAACCATTTTACCACGTTCGCTTCAGCTTCTTTTGCCTTGTCTCCTTCGATAATCAGCAATTGTCCATCCCGTTCCGAGCCGCCCCGCATCGTAAACCCTTCCACTACGTTACTGTTTGGACAGAGTTCCTTTACCGTCTGGAACGTACTGCCAATACCATAGCCTCCATTGGTATTGAACGGAATGACGGTTTTACCTTTTAGATCATACTGATGCAAAAAGCTTTTCATGGGCGGGGGCAGTTGCATGCCCCAGGTAGGAAAGCCGACGAATACGACGTCGTATTGCTGAATGGTGTCAATTTTTGTTTTTAACGGAGGCAGGAAACCGGTTTCATTTTCCTTCGCTACCTGCTCTACCGTAGCCCGGTAGTTTTCGGGATAGGGCTTTTCTAACTCAAGGGCTACTAATTTTCCGCCTACATGCCTGTGAATGATTTCCGCTATCGCCCTGGTGTTAGTTGTTCGGGACAAATACACAATCAATACCTTGTTTGGCGCTATGGAAGCTACTTCAGTAACCTGGACACTCTCCGTTTGAGAAGAACAAGCCCCGATCAACAGAAGAAATGCCAACAGGCTGTGCATTAACATAGTGGTCATTTTCATTTAGTTCCGATTTTTACTCGCAACTACCTCAAGCCTGATTCGACTTAAGGTTTTCAGGCCCGGATGAAGACTCGCCAAAGCGCCAACCTGGTTTTCAATACATTGCGACGGTCCAACTCGGTGTCGGCCTGTAACTGTAGGTTGCATGGGGAACGGGTGGCTAAAGCGTTCCGATTTTTATGGTCAGGTATGTATAAAACG
This window harbors:
- a CDS encoding flavodoxin, whose amino-acid sequence is MTTMLMHSLLAFLLLIGACSSQTESVQVTEVASIAPNKVLIVYLSRTTNTRAIAEIIHRHVGGKLVALELEKPYPENYRATVEQVAKENETGFLPPLKTKIDTIQQYDVVFVGFPTWGMQLPPPMKSFLHQYDLKGKTVIPFNTNGGYGIGSTFQTVKELCPNSNVVEGFTMRGGSERDGQLLIIEGDKAKEAEANVVKWLRTINVLK